A genomic segment from Asterias amurensis chromosome 6, ASM3211899v1 encodes:
- the LOC139938782 gene encoding aspartate beta-hydroxylase domain-containing protein 2-like — MEFDMLQHPLLLFLTIGSGIIITMIIFCFQRKETQTKSDNNSLYYDKFSKCTSPGCVRCNNYELLKTDLSERLLAYEKEISKDGGCKGMELKRVQTSIENSAEVDQEPSGLNSLQKPNVFTLEGLDAIPWCDDKFLSEISVLEGAVQIVIQEYEEMLNEQNIAEDFQGWVENDVPDGMWSVFHLFNQGRKIEENCARCPKTVAILEEMESFMSGCVFGNATFSVLEAGTHITEHYGPCNLRIRCHLGLHIPRDCCTLTVAHQRRHWREGKCLLFDDSFLHEARHAGSQAQGPRVVLLLDFWHPDITSAERDALRHLFHL, encoded by the exons ATGGAATTTGACATGCTTCAACACCCACTCCTACTGTTTCTTACTATCGGATCTGGTATTATAATTACGatgattatattttgttttcaacggAAGGAGACGCAAACAAAATCTGATAACAACAGTTTGTATTATGATAAATTCTCTAAATGCACTTCACCTGGCTGTGTAAGATGCAATAACTATGAACTATTGAAAACTGATCTGTCGGAAAGATTGTTGGCGTATGAGAAGGAGATAAGCAAAGACGGTGGTTGTAAAGGAATGGAATTAAAACGTGTACAAACTTCGATTGAGAACAGTGCGGAGGTGGATCAAGAACCAAGTGGATTGAACTCTTTACAGAAACCAAATGTTTTTACACTCGAAGGACTGGATGCCATTCCATGGTGTGATGACAAATTTTTATCTGAAATATCAGTTTTGGAAGGTGCCGTTCAGATTGTCATACAGGAATACGAAGAAATGCTCAACGAACAAAACATTGCGGAAGATTTCCAAGGATGGGTCGAGAATGACGTTCCAGACGGAATGTGGAGTGTATTTCATTTGTTCAACCAGGGACGTAAGATCGAGGAGAATTGTGCAAGATGCCCGAAGACAGTCGCAATTCTTGAGGAGATGGAATCGTTCATGAGTGGTTGTGTCTTTGGGAACGCAACGTTTTCCGTTCTGGAGGCAGGCACTCACATCACAGAGCACTATGGACCGTGCAACTTAAGGATCAGATGTCATCTTG GTCTTCATATTCCTCGAGATTGCTGTACACTCACCGTAGCCCATCAGAGAAGGCACTGGAGGGAAGGGAAATGCCTCCTGTTTGACGACTCGTTCCTCCATGAAGCGAGACACGCTGGATCCCAAGCCCAAGGACCCCGGGTCGTGTTGCTGCTTGACTTCTGGCACCCAGATATCACAAGTGCCGAGAGGGATGCCTTGCGCCATTTGTTCCATTTGTAG